A genomic region of Caldicellulosiruptor acetigenus contains the following coding sequences:
- a CDS encoding RNA-guided endonuclease InsQ/TnpB family protein: MKIIIKRVERIQINRNHELWNYCDETCFAAKNLYNYANYIVRQEFINNDRWIRYRELDKVLKEHETYRNLPAQTSQQILRLLERNWKAFFRAIEEWNKDKDKFLGRPKLPKYKKKDGRSIAVFTNQQCKIKDGYLSFPKTDLKLKTRVENRLKEVRVIPKGSVYVIEIVYEKEIAETKKPSKRIAGIDLGLNNFVTLVNNIGIKPIVINGRVIKSINQYYNKRKAELMSYVGNRGSSRRIEKLTLKRNNKIKDFMHKASRFIVNWCKEYEIDTLVVGYNPNWKQEIELGKVNNQIFVNIPYYQFIGMLKYKCEEEGINFIVVEESYTSGCSFLDGEEVGKENYDPSRRIRRGLFRSNKGILINADVNSAYNIIKKVFPEAFAEGIEGVGLHPVRLNVA; encoded by the coding sequence TTGAAGATAATAATCAAGAGAGTGGAGAGAATACAGATAAATAGAAATCATGAATTGTGGAATTATTGTGATGAAACATGCTTTGCAGCAAAAAACTTATATAATTATGCTAACTATATTGTAAGACAGGAATTTATAAACAACGACAGATGGATAAGATACAGAGAACTTGATAAAGTGTTAAAAGAACATGAGACTTATAGAAACTTGCCAGCACAAACATCACAGCAAATCTTAAGACTTCTTGAAAGAAATTGGAAAGCATTTTTTAGAGCTATAGAAGAATGGAATAAAGATAAAGATAAATTCTTAGGTAGGCCTAAACTGCCAAAGTATAAGAAAAAAGACGGCAGGAGTATAGCTGTATTTACTAATCAACAGTGCAAAATCAAAGATGGATATTTATCTTTTCCCAAAACAGATTTAAAGCTCAAAACAAGAGTGGAAAACAGATTAAAAGAAGTGAGAGTAATTCCAAAAGGAAGTGTTTATGTTATTGAAATAGTTTATGAAAAAGAGATAGCTGAAACAAAAAAACCTTCAAAGAGGATAGCAGGTATAGACTTAGGACTTAATAACTTTGTAACTTTGGTAAATAACATAGGCATAAAGCCTATTGTTATTAATGGCAGAGTTATTAAGTCAATAAATCAATATTACAACAAGAGGAAAGCAGAATTGATGAGTTATGTAGGCAACAGAGGCAGTAGCAGAAGAATAGAGAAGTTGACTTTAAAGAGAAACAACAAGATTAAGGATTTCATGCACAAGGCAAGCCGTTTTATAGTCAATTGGTGTAAAGAATACGAAATAGACACCCTTGTAGTTGGATATAATCCAAACTGGAAGCAGGAAATAGAGTTAGGAAAAGTAAACAATCAAATTTTTGTGAATATTCCTTATTATCAATTCATAGGAATGCTCAAGTACAAATGCGAAGAAGAAGGAATAAATTTCATAGTTGTAGAAGAGAGTTACACCAGTGGCTGCAGTTTTTTAGATGGAGAGGAAGTGGGCAAAGAAAACTATGACCCAAGCCGCAGGATAAGAAGAGGGCTATTTAGAAGCAACAAAGGAATATTAATAAATGCTGATGTAAACAGCGCATATAACATTATAAAGAAAGTATTCCCCGAAGCATTTGCAGAGGGGATAGAGGGTGTGGGGTTACACCCAGTTAGGCTGAATGTAGCCTAA
- a CDS encoding glycosyltransferase family 4 protein — translation MKFIQLTSERTIFILSFTRRYPGDRDILAIDYREIEKLSRFEFDIGVIHFHGLDYLMDSGVFEDKKIVYVIHSVPTPEPYFLDNPFGGHIEVQRSFERLSKVADILVCVSNCEREKLIRLYPRYDSKTRVIYNGIDMTPGEVKKDRQ, via the coding sequence ATAAAATTTATTCAACTGACTTCGGAAAGAACCATTTTTATTTTATCATTTACAAGAAGATATCCTGGAGATAGAGATATATTAGCCATTGACTATAGGGAGATAGAGAAGTTAAGTAGATTTGAGTTTGATATAGGAGTAATTCACTTTCATGGGTTAGATTACTTAATGGATAGTGGAGTATTTGAGGATAAGAAGATAGTATATGTGATACATTCTGTTCCGACCCCTGAACCATATTTTTTAGACAATCCATTTGGGGGGCATATTGAGGTACAAAGGAGTTTTGAAAGGCTTAGCAAAGTGGCAGATATTTTAGTATGTGTATCCAATTGTGAAAGGGAAAAGTTGATTAGATTGTATCCCCGATATGATAGCAAGACAAGGGTTATATACAATGGAATAGATATGACGCCAGGTGAAGTTAAAAAAGATAGGCAATAG
- a CDS encoding IS256 family transposase: protein MENVLSKEQLLEFIRKNNIQSVSDIYESLKDLFKDLLQSFLEAEIEESLGYEKYDVKNKQTTNSRNGYSQKTVKTKFGEMELDIPRDREGEFEPKIIPKYKRDISEIENKIIALYSRGMTTRDIHEQIKDIYGIEISSEMVSKITEKIIPEIREWQNRPLEKIYPFIFMDAIHYKIKDEGKIVNKAAYVVLGINIEGYKDVLGIWIGESESSKFWLGVLNDLKTRGVEEVLLFCVDGLTGLKEAIEAVFPKSDVQRCIIHQLRNSFKYVSYKHIKEFSKDFKKVYQATNEEEALENFYQVREKWGKQYPYAFRSWENNWDSLISFFKFPPEIRKIIYTTNIIEGIHRQFRKVTKTKSVFPNDIALEKMLYLATKNVVRKWTQRYRNWDIILNQLLIMYPERLREYIK, encoded by the coding sequence ATGGAAAATGTTTTATCAAAAGAACAATTACTCGAATTCATAAGAAAAAATAACATCCAGAGTGTAAGCGACATTTATGAAAGCTTGAAGGATCTATTCAAAGACTTACTACAAAGCTTTTTAGAAGCAGAAATTGAAGAAAGTTTAGGTTACGAAAAATATGATGTCAAAAACAAGCAGACAACAAATTCACGAAACGGTTATAGTCAAAAGACTGTCAAAACCAAGTTTGGTGAAATGGAACTTGATATTCCAAGGGATAGAGAAGGCGAATTTGAACCCAAGATAATTCCTAAGTACAAAAGAGATATTTCAGAGATTGAAAACAAAATTATAGCCCTGTATTCAAGAGGAATGACAACACGAGACATTCATGAGCAAATTAAAGATATTTATGGTATTGAAATATCTAGCGAAATGGTTAGCAAAATTACAGAGAAAATTATTCCTGAGATAAGAGAATGGCAAAATAGACCTTTGGAAAAGATATATCCGTTTATTTTCATGGACGCGATTCATTACAAGATAAAAGATGAGGGTAAAATTGTAAATAAAGCTGCCTATGTTGTTTTAGGTATTAACATTGAAGGATATAAGGATGTTTTAGGGATATGGATTGGAGAGAGTGAAAGCTCTAAATTCTGGTTGGGTGTTTTGAATGACTTGAAAACAAGAGGAGTAGAAGAGGTACTACTGTTTTGTGTTGACGGCTTGACAGGTTTAAAGGAAGCAATAGAAGCAGTATTCCCTAAAAGCGATGTTCAAAGGTGTATTATTCATCAACTAAGAAATTCGTTCAAATATGTTTCATACAAGCATATAAAAGAATTTTCAAAGGATTTTAAGAAAGTGTATCAGGCAACTAATGAAGAAGAAGCGCTGGAGAATTTTTATCAGGTAAGAGAAAAGTGGGGGAAACAGTATCCTTATGCGTTCAGAAGCTGGGAAAACAACTGGGATTCACTGATATCGTTTTTTAAGTTTCCCCCAGAGATAAGGAAGATAATTTATACCACAAACATCATAGAAGGAATTCACAGACAGTTTAGGAAAGTGACAAAGACAAAATCAGTGTTTCCAAATGATATAGCATTAGAGAAGATGCTTTATCTTGCGACAAAAAATGTTGTAAGAAAGTGGACACAGAGGTACAGAAATTGGGATATAATATTAAATCAGCTTTTGATAATGTATCCTGAGCGTTTGAGAGAGTATATAAAGTAG
- a CDS encoding glycosyltransferase, with product MPSLYEPFGYVVLEAGKLGTPVISSCRGGIYEVVGCEYRYVFDPYDRGRLTECIKRFQKDFVDVVEREVSRLTERVKMFSAEKMANEYRKLFNELLN from the coding sequence GTGCCATCGTTATATGAGCCGTTTGGGTATGTAGTTTTAGAGGCAGGGAAATTAGGTACACCAGTAATTAGTAGTTGCAGAGGAGGGATATATGAGGTAGTAGGATGTGAGTATCGGTATGTTTTTGATCCATATGATAGAGGGAGACTGACTGAATGTATTAAAAGGTTTCAAAAAGATTTTGTAGATGTAGTGGAGAGAGAGGTAAGTAGGCTAACCGAGAGGGTCAAGATGTTTAGTGCAGAGAAGATGGCAAATGAATACAGGAAATTGTTTAATGAATTATTAAATTAG